A single Pseudomonas brassicacearum DNA region contains:
- the nudE gene encoding ADP compounds hydrolase NudE, which produces MRQKPTILDRQIVATSRLFCVEELKLRFSNGVERTYERLASKGAGYGAVMIVAMLDADHAVLVEEYCGGTDAYELSLPKGLIEPGEDVLAAAERELKEEAGFGARQLEHLTELSLSPGYMSQKIQVVLATDLYEERLEGDEPEPMRVDKVNLRELSALAQNPQFTEGRALAALYLARDLLTQRGAFLS; this is translated from the coding sequence ATGCGCCAGAAACCCACCATACTCGATCGCCAGATCGTCGCTACCAGCCGCCTGTTTTGCGTGGAAGAACTGAAATTGCGGTTTTCCAACGGTGTGGAGCGCACCTATGAACGTCTGGCGAGCAAGGGGGCGGGCTACGGCGCGGTGATGATCGTGGCGATGCTCGACGCCGACCATGCGGTGTTGGTGGAAGAGTATTGTGGTGGCACCGACGCTTACGAACTGTCCCTGCCCAAGGGTTTGATCGAGCCAGGTGAAGACGTGCTGGCGGCGGCCGAGCGGGAGCTCAAGGAAGAGGCCGGTTTTGGTGCGCGTCAGTTGGAACACCTGACCGAACTGTCGTTGTCCCCCGGCTACATGAGCCAGAAGATCCAGGTGGTATTGGCGACCGATCTATATGAAGAACGGCTGGAGGGTGACGAGCCCGAGCCGATGCGCGTGGACAAGGTCAACCTGCGTGAGCTGTCGGCCTTGGCACAGAACCCGCAGTTCACGGAGGGGCGGGCCTTGGCGGCGCTGTACCTGGCCCGTGACCTGCTGACCCAGCGTGGAGCGTTCCTGTCATGA
- a CDS encoding sensor histidine kinase — MNSTLPRRPRWRSLALLALCLAPLLWPLEHLAERYYRSELAGQNRQTLDLYVANLLGTLHRYEVLPQILGDLPALRAALSAPDDGVTQGNANRLLKNISAQTGAEVMYLMDPSGKTLAASNWDKHDSFVGRNFAFRPYFIEAMAGRLGRFFGLGTTSAKRGYFFAAAVHEREKVIGVLVVKVDLDHTESLWGKTPEQLLVADHNGVVILTSRQEWRFRATRPLSDDERKAISAVQPYPTRDPKPLNLDANAWLPQTQSIEETGWSVSILAPRTLIDRPVRTVVAIGGAALLVLMLLLGLMMQRRRHYLDRIAFEAKARQELEGRVAERTSDLQGLNRRLKQEVLEREQAQQELVRAQDDLVQAGKLSALGTMSASISHELNQPLAAIRSYAENAEILLDHQRTEDARGNLKLISELTGRMASIIAHLRAFARRDRHAPESVALQPALDDALALLAKRRRSMEVELIRDLPAATLWVEAGETRLRQVLGNLLANALDALTEKGPPRKLWLSAQATETGVNLYIRDNGPGFCMEALGRAGEPFYTTKTRTQGLGLGLAICDTLMRAFGGELSFANHKEGGALITLKLRAGAPGVSLQPSEDRSA; from the coding sequence ATGAATTCCACCCTTCCTCGCAGACCCCGATGGCGCAGCCTGGCCTTGCTCGCGTTGTGCCTGGCGCCGTTGCTGTGGCCGTTGGAGCACCTGGCCGAACGTTATTACCGCAGCGAGCTGGCCGGGCAGAACCGCCAGACCCTGGACCTCTACGTCGCCAACCTGCTGGGCACGCTGCACCGCTATGAGGTGCTGCCACAGATTCTCGGCGACCTGCCGGCCTTGCGCGCCGCCTTGTCGGCCCCGGACGATGGCGTGACCCAAGGCAATGCCAACCGGCTGCTGAAAAACATCAGCGCCCAGACCGGCGCCGAAGTCATGTACCTGATGGACCCTTCCGGCAAGACCTTGGCCGCGTCGAACTGGGACAAACACGACAGTTTCGTCGGACGCAATTTCGCCTTCCGGCCGTACTTCATCGAAGCCATGGCCGGACGCCTGGGCCGCTTCTTCGGCCTGGGCACGACGTCGGCCAAGCGCGGTTATTTCTTTGCTGCCGCCGTGCACGAGCGCGAAAAAGTCATCGGCGTGCTGGTGGTCAAGGTCGACCTCGACCACACCGAAAGCTTGTGGGGCAAGACCCCGGAACAGTTGCTGGTGGCCGACCACAATGGCGTGGTCATTCTCACGTCGCGCCAGGAATGGCGATTTCGCGCAACCCGGCCGCTCAGTGACGACGAGCGCAAGGCCATCAGCGCGGTACAACCGTATCCGACCCGCGATCCCAAGCCGCTGAACCTGGACGCCAACGCCTGGCTGCCCCAGACCCAGTCCATCGAGGAAACCGGCTGGAGCGTGAGCATTCTCGCCCCGCGCACGCTGATTGATCGTCCGGTGCGCACCGTGGTCGCCATCGGCGGCGCGGCGTTACTGGTCTTGATGCTGTTGCTCGGGTTGATGATGCAACGCCGGCGCCATTACCTGGATCGGATCGCCTTCGAAGCCAAGGCCCGCCAAGAGCTGGAGGGCCGGGTGGCGGAGCGTACCAGTGACCTGCAAGGGCTGAACCGACGGTTGAAGCAGGAAGTACTGGAGCGTGAGCAGGCCCAGCAGGAGTTGGTCCGCGCCCAGGATGACCTGGTGCAGGCCGGCAAGCTGTCGGCCCTGGGCACCATGTCGGCGAGCATCAGCCACGAACTCAACCAACCGCTGGCAGCGATTCGCAGCTACGCGGAAAACGCCGAGATTCTACTCGACCACCAACGCACCGAAGACGCCCGGGGCAACCTCAAGCTGATCAGCGAATTGACCGGGCGCATGGCCTCGATCATCGCCCATCTGCGCGCCTTCGCCCGCCGCGACCGACATGCGCCGGAAAGCGTCGCTTTGCAGCCGGCGCTGGACGATGCCCTGGCGCTGCTCGCCAAGCGCCGGCGCAGCATGGAAGTGGAACTGATCCGCGATTTGCCGGCCGCCACACTGTGGGTCGAGGCCGGCGAAACCCGCTTGCGCCAAGTGCTCGGCAACCTGCTGGCCAATGCCCTCGATGCCCTCACCGAAAAAGGCCCGCCGCGCAAACTCTGGCTAAGTGCCCAGGCCACCGAAACCGGCGTCAACCTGTACATCCGCGATAACGGCCCGGGGTTTTGCATGGAAGCCCTGGGCCGCGCCGGCGAGCCCTTCTACACCACCAAGACCCGCACCCAAGGCCTTGGCCTGGGGCTGGCGATCTGCGACACCCTGATGCGCGCCTTTGGCGGTGAACTGTCATTCGCCAACCACAAGGAAGGCGGCGCCCTGATTACCCTGAAGCTACGTGCCGGCGCCCCTGGGGTGAGCCTGCAACCGTCCGAGGACCGAAGTGCATGA
- the cysQ gene encoding 3'(2'),5'-bisphosphate nucleotidase CysQ, whose product MTFPHPLMAPVVELALKAGEAILPFWRANVQVNHKADESPVTAADMAAHDVIVAGLKALAPDIAILSEEDADIAQSVRAGWQRWWLVDPLDGTKEFISGSEEFTVNIALVEQGRVVFGVVSMPTNGRFYVGGAGLGAWRGDKGGEPLPIAVRDTLAPGEAFTVVASRRHTSPEQERLLSGLSGSLGELQLTSIGSSLKFCLVAEGAADCYPRLAPTSQWDTAAAQGVLEGAGGEVLDLRGEPFCYPPRESLLNTSFLALPAKAAWRAKLLELARS is encoded by the coding sequence ATGACTTTCCCTCATCCGTTGATGGCCCCTGTAGTCGAGCTGGCGCTCAAGGCTGGTGAAGCGATCCTGCCGTTCTGGCGCGCCAACGTGCAGGTCAACCACAAGGCCGACGAGTCGCCGGTGACCGCCGCAGACATGGCCGCTCATGATGTGATCGTGGCCGGGCTGAAGGCGCTGGCCCCGGATATTGCGATCCTCTCCGAAGAAGACGCCGATATTGCCCAAAGCGTGCGCGCCGGCTGGCAACGCTGGTGGCTGGTAGACCCGCTGGATGGCACCAAGGAATTCATTTCCGGCAGCGAGGAGTTCACCGTCAACATCGCGTTGGTGGAGCAGGGCCGTGTGGTGTTCGGCGTGGTGTCGATGCCCACCAATGGGCGTTTTTATGTCGGCGGAGCGGGACTGGGCGCCTGGCGTGGCGACAAGGGGGGCGAGCCTTTGCCGATCGCGGTTCGTGACACACTGGCGCCCGGTGAAGCCTTCACCGTGGTTGCCAGTCGCCGACACACCAGCCCGGAGCAGGAACGCCTGCTGAGTGGCTTGAGCGGGAGCCTGGGTGAGCTGCAACTGACCAGTATTGGCAGTTCGTTGAAGTTTTGCCTGGTGGCCGAAGGCGCGGCGGATTGTTATCCACGGCTGGCGCCGACCTCCCAGTGGGACACCGCTGCCGCACAGGGTGTCTTGGAAGGCGCGGGTGGTGAGGTACTGGACTTGAGGGGCGAGCCGTTCTGTTATCCACCGCGCGAGTCGCTGTTGAATACGTCGTTCCTGGCGTTGCCGGCGAAAGCGGCGTGGCGCGCAAAGTTGTTGGAGCTTGCTCGCTCTTGA
- a CDS encoding sigma-54-dependent transcriptional regulator, with the protein MTIDNRIEVVLIDDDPHLRQALSQTLDLAGLKTLTLAEAKGVAGQLPRDWPGVVVSDIRMPGMDGLELLGELHAQDPELPVLLITGHGDVPLAVQAMRAGAYDFLEKPFASDHLLDTVRRALALRRLVLDNRSLRLALSDRHELSARLVGQSAPILRLREQIGALAATRADVLILGETGAGKEVVARALHDLSGRRNGPFVAINAGALAESVVESELFGHEPGAFTGAQKRRIGKFEFANGGTLFLDEIESMSLDVQVKLLRLLQERMVERLGGNQQIPLDIRVIAATKEDLRQAADQGRFRADLYYRLNVAPLRIPPLRERGEDALMLFQHFADEASTRHGLPPHELQPAQRALLLRHSWPGNVRELQNAAERFALGLELALDNNAPDGSPSAPVELVSGGLSEQVENFEKTLIAAELARPHSSVRSLAEALGIPRKTLHDKLRKHGLNFGDSSHGSADESD; encoded by the coding sequence ATGACCATCGACAACCGGATTGAGGTGGTGCTGATCGACGACGATCCCCATTTGCGTCAGGCCTTGAGCCAGACCCTCGACCTGGCCGGCCTGAAAACGCTGACCCTGGCCGAAGCCAAGGGCGTGGCCGGGCAACTGCCCCGCGACTGGCCAGGGGTGGTGGTCAGTGATATTCGCATGCCAGGCATGGATGGCCTCGAACTGCTGGGCGAGCTCCACGCCCAGGACCCGGAGCTGCCGGTGCTGCTGATCACCGGCCACGGCGACGTGCCGCTGGCCGTGCAGGCGATGCGTGCCGGAGCCTATGACTTCCTGGAAAAGCCCTTCGCCAGCGATCATCTGCTCGACACCGTGCGCCGGGCCCTGGCCTTGCGCCGACTGGTGCTGGACAACCGCAGCCTGCGCCTGGCCCTGAGCGATCGCCATGAACTCAGCGCCCGCCTGGTCGGCCAATCGGCACCGATATTGCGCCTGCGCGAGCAAATCGGCGCACTGGCCGCCACCCGCGCCGACGTGCTGATCCTCGGTGAAACCGGTGCCGGCAAGGAAGTGGTCGCCCGCGCACTGCACGATCTTTCAGGCCGACGCAACGGCCCCTTCGTGGCGATCAACGCCGGAGCCCTGGCCGAATCCGTAGTGGAAAGCGAGCTGTTCGGCCACGAACCCGGCGCTTTTACCGGTGCGCAAAAACGCCGTATCGGCAAGTTCGAATTCGCTAACGGCGGCACTCTGTTTCTGGATGAAATCGAAAGCATGAGCCTGGATGTCCAGGTCAAGCTGCTGCGTCTGCTGCAAGAACGCATGGTGGAGCGGCTGGGGGGCAATCAACAGATCCCGCTGGATATCCGCGTGATCGCCGCCACCAAGGAAGACCTGCGCCAGGCCGCCGACCAGGGGCGCTTTCGCGCCGACCTGTATTACCGCCTGAACGTCGCGCCGCTGCGCATACCGCCGTTGCGCGAACGGGGTGAGGATGCGCTGATGCTGTTCCAGCACTTCGCCGACGAAGCCAGCACTCGCCACGGCCTGCCGCCCCATGAATTGCAGCCGGCACAACGGGCGCTGCTGCTGCGCCACAGTTGGCCGGGCAATGTGCGGGAACTGCAGAACGCCGCTGAACGCTTTGCCCTGGGCCTGGAACTGGCCCTGGACAACAACGCGCCCGACGGCAGCCCCAGCGCACCGGTGGAATTGGTCAGCGGCGGCTTGAGCGAGCAGGTGGAAAACTTCGAGAAAACCCTGATCGCCGCCGAATTGGCCCGTCCCCACAGCTCGGTACGCAGCCTGGCCGAAGCCCTGGGCATCCCACGCAAGACCTTGCATGACAAGTTACGCAAGCATGGGCTGAACTTCGGCGACAGCAGCCATGGCTCGGCCGATGAGTCCGATTGA
- the rfbB gene encoding dTDP-glucose 4,6-dehydratase — protein MRILITGGAGFIGSALIRHLILDTGHQVLNLDKLTYAGNLESLSCIDHDSRYEFVQADIVDQPTVGAVLARFKPDAIMHLAAESHVDRSIDGPADFIQTNIVGTYSLLEATRSYWQALPEPQKHAFRFHHISTDEVYGDLHGVDDLFTETTAYAPSSPYSASKAASDHLVRAWQRTYGLPVLLTNCSNNYGPFHFPEKLIPLVILNALAGKPLPVYGNGQQVRDWLFVEDHARALLKVVTEGAVGETYNIGGHNEQKNIDVVRSICALLEELAPRKPEGVEHYADLISFVQDRPGHDLRYAIDASKIERELGWTPRETFETGLRKTVQWYLENLLWCQRVQDGSYQGERLGSLDNKDAIA, from the coding sequence ATGCGCATTCTCATCACTGGCGGTGCCGGCTTCATCGGCTCGGCCCTCATACGGCACTTGATTCTTGATACCGGACACCAGGTCCTGAACCTCGATAAGCTGACCTATGCTGGCAATCTCGAATCGCTGAGCTGCATCGATCACGACAGCCGCTACGAATTCGTCCAGGCCGATATCGTCGATCAACCCACCGTCGGTGCAGTGCTGGCGCGATTCAAGCCTGACGCCATCATGCATCTGGCAGCCGAGTCCCATGTAGACCGTTCCATTGATGGCCCGGCGGATTTCATCCAGACCAATATCGTGGGCACCTACAGCCTGCTGGAAGCCACTCGATCTTATTGGCAGGCCCTGCCCGAGCCACAGAAGCACGCGTTTCGCTTCCACCACATTTCCACCGACGAAGTGTATGGCGACCTGCACGGCGTGGATGACTTGTTCACCGAGACCACCGCCTATGCCCCAAGCTCACCGTATTCGGCGAGCAAGGCGGCGTCCGACCACCTGGTCCGCGCCTGGCAACGCACCTATGGCTTGCCCGTGCTGTTGACTAACTGCTCGAACAACTACGGGCCGTTTCACTTCCCCGAGAAACTCATTCCACTGGTGATCCTCAACGCACTGGCCGGTAAGCCCTTGCCGGTCTACGGCAACGGCCAGCAAGTGCGCGACTGGCTGTTCGTCGAAGACCATGCCCGTGCGCTGCTCAAGGTCGTCACAGAAGGCGCGGTCGGCGAGACATACAACATTGGCGGCCACAACGAGCAGAAAAACATCGACGTGGTGCGCAGCATCTGCGCGCTGCTCGAGGAACTGGCGCCACGCAAACCCGAAGGGGTCGAGCACTATGCCGACCTGATCAGCTTCGTCCAGGACCGCCCAGGCCACGACCTGCGCTACGCCATCGACGCCAGCAAGATCGAACGGGAACTGGGCTGGACCCCCCGGGAAACCTTCGAGACCGGGCTGCGCAAGACCGTGCAGTGGTACCTCGAGAACCTGCTGTGGTGCCAGCGTGTCCAGGACGGCAGCTATCAGGGCGAGCGCCTCGGCTCGCTCGACAACAAGGATGCGATTGCATGA
- the yrfG gene encoding GMP/IMP nucleotidase codes for MVLLPWHEIDTVLLDMDGTLLDLHYDNHFWLEHLPQRYAELHGVSRAMAEMELQPLFERNAGQLQWYCLDFWSTELKLPVRELKLETAHLIALRPDADTFLAAIQRAGKRVVMITNAHRDSLSLKLERIELAPYFERLISSHDYGFPKENLQFWDALQADLNFDPARSLFIDDTLAVLRSARDFGVAHLLAVSEPDSRKGPKDTGEFEALGDYRDLIAGL; via the coding sequence ATGGTTTTGCTGCCCTGGCATGAGATCGATACGGTTCTGCTGGACATGGACGGCACCCTGCTGGACCTGCATTACGACAACCATTTCTGGCTGGAACACCTGCCCCAGCGCTACGCCGAACTGCATGGCGTGAGCCGGGCGATGGCCGAGATGGAGTTGCAGCCGCTGTTCGAGCGCAACGCTGGCCAGTTGCAATGGTATTGCCTGGATTTCTGGAGCACCGAGCTGAAACTGCCGGTGCGCGAACTGAAGTTGGAAACCGCCCACCTGATCGCCTTGCGCCCGGACGCCGACACATTCCTGGCGGCGATCCAGCGGGCCGGCAAACGCGTGGTGATGATCACCAACGCCCACCGCGATTCATTGTCCCTGAAGTTGGAACGCATCGAACTGGCCCCGTACTTCGAGCGTTTGATCAGTTCCCACGACTACGGTTTCCCCAAGGAAAACCTGCAGTTCTGGGACGCGCTGCAAGCCGACTTGAATTTCGACCCGGCCCGCAGCCTGTTCATCGACGACACCCTGGCGGTGTTGCGCAGCGCCCGGGACTTCGGCGTGGCGCACTTACTGGCCGTCAGCGAGCCAGATAGCCGCAAAGGGCCGAAGGACACGGGGGAGTTTGAGGCGCTGGGGGATTATCGGGACTTGATTGCCGGGCTTTGA
- the rfbA gene encoding glucose-1-phosphate thymidylyltransferase RfbA: MMKGIVLAGGSGTRLHPITLGVSKQLLPVYDKPMIYYPISVLMLAGIKDILVISTPQDLPQYRNLLGDGQQFGVQFSYAEQPTPDGLAQAFLIGEQFIGSDSVCLILGDNIFHGQHFGEQLQTAVNRQSGATVFGYWVKDPERFGVIDFDSEGRAMSIEEKPTAPKSSYAVTGLYFYDNDVIKIAKAIKPSKRGELEITDVNNAYLQRGDLHVERFGRGFAWLDTGTHDSLLEASQYVQTIEHRQGLKVACLEEIAYQQGWVSREHVLERAQYFGKTGYGQYLFNIAGETR, encoded by the coding sequence ATGATGAAGGGCATTGTTCTGGCCGGCGGTTCCGGCACACGCTTGCACCCGATTACTCTTGGGGTTTCCAAGCAACTCCTGCCGGTTTATGACAAGCCGATGATCTATTACCCGATCTCGGTGCTGATGCTCGCCGGCATCAAGGACATATTGGTGATCTCCACCCCGCAGGATCTGCCGCAATACCGCAATTTGCTCGGCGACGGCCAACAGTTCGGCGTGCAGTTCAGCTACGCCGAGCAGCCGACGCCCGATGGCCTGGCCCAGGCGTTCCTGATCGGCGAACAGTTCATTGGCAGCGACTCGGTGTGCCTGATCCTGGGCGACAACATTTTCCACGGCCAGCATTTTGGCGAACAATTGCAGACCGCCGTCAACCGGCAGAGTGGCGCGACGGTGTTCGGCTACTGGGTCAAGGACCCTGAGCGTTTTGGCGTGATCGACTTCGATTCAGAAGGACGAGCGATGTCCATCGAAGAAAAACCCACCGCGCCCAAATCCAGCTACGCGGTGACCGGCCTGTATTTCTACGATAACGACGTGATCAAGATCGCCAAGGCTATCAAGCCCTCCAAGCGCGGCGAACTGGAAATCACCGACGTCAACAATGCCTACCTGCAACGCGGCGACCTGCACGTCGAGCGCTTCGGTCGTGGTTTCGCCTGGCTGGACACCGGCACTCACGACAGCCTGCTGGAAGCCTCGCAATACGTGCAGACCATCGAACATCGCCAAGGCCTGAAAGTGGCGTGCCTGGAAGAAATTGCCTACCAGCAAGGTTGGGTCAGCCGCGAGCACGTCCTTGAACGCGCCCAGTATTTTGGCAAGACCGGCTACGGCCAGTACTTGTTCAATATCGCCGGAGAAACACGATGA
- a CDS encoding YiiD C-terminal domain-containing protein: MNRDCRYLESILHHDIPLTRDMGLKVLDWQARQLRLSLPLAANVNHKSTMFGGSLYCGAVLGGWGWLHLALREEGIVDGHIVIQEGQISYPLPVTGDATVVCEAPDEKVWKRFLATYRRYGRARLALQTQVMNIGSEDVAVQFEGQYVLHR, translated from the coding sequence ATGAACCGCGATTGTCGTTACCTGGAATCGATCCTGCACCACGACATCCCCTTGACCCGGGACATGGGCCTCAAGGTGCTCGATTGGCAGGCCCGGCAACTGCGCCTGTCCTTGCCGCTTGCGGCCAACGTCAATCACAAGAGCACCATGTTCGGTGGCAGCTTGTATTGCGGCGCGGTGCTCGGCGGCTGGGGATGGCTGCACCTGGCCCTGCGCGAGGAAGGCATCGTAGACGGACATATCGTGATTCAGGAAGGGCAGATCAGCTATCCGCTGCCGGTAACCGGCGATGCGACCGTCGTCTGCGAAGCGCCGGACGAAAAGGTCTGGAAGCGCTTCCTGGCCACCTACCGGCGTTACGGACGGGCGCGGCTGGCGTTGCAGACGCAGGTCATGAATATCGGGAGCGAGGACGTGGCGGTGCAGTTTGAGGGGCAGTACGTGTTGCACCGCTAA
- the rfbD gene encoding dTDP-4-dehydrorhamnose reductase, whose product MSTPLRILIIGQNGQVSRALQSRLSGLGELIVRGSDQLDLAQPDSLRAPIEALRPGLIINAAAHTAVDQAESEPERAFAINATAPGILAQAAVALGVPLIHYSTDYVFDGLKPTPYTEDDTPNPLSVYGRSKLAGENAIRQAGGQHLILRTSWVYSTEGRNFLLTMQRLLQEKPQLRVVADQIGAPTWAGTIADSTAQLIERWQAGQPGAWGTYHLTARGETSWFGFAQAIGEDLLVRHKPCALLEPIASSAYPTPAPRPLNSRLDCSRLLKAWGVSQPDWRNALQQCLAGQI is encoded by the coding sequence ATGAGTACCCCGTTGCGCATCCTGATCATCGGCCAGAATGGCCAGGTTTCCCGGGCACTCCAATCACGCCTGAGCGGCCTGGGCGAGTTGATCGTACGCGGCAGCGACCAGCTCGATCTGGCACAACCGGATTCCCTGCGCGCCCCCATCGAGGCGTTGAGGCCCGGTCTGATCATCAATGCCGCCGCCCACACGGCCGTCGACCAGGCCGAAAGTGAACCGGAGCGGGCGTTCGCCATCAATGCCACGGCACCGGGCATCCTGGCCCAGGCAGCGGTTGCGCTAGGCGTCCCGTTGATTCATTACTCCACCGATTACGTCTTCGATGGCCTCAAGCCCACCCCCTACACCGAGGACGACACGCCCAACCCGCTGAGTGTCTACGGACGCAGCAAACTGGCCGGCGAGAATGCCATCCGCCAGGCTGGCGGCCAGCACCTGATTCTGCGCACCAGTTGGGTGTACTCCACCGAGGGCCGCAACTTCCTGTTGACCATGCAGCGCCTGTTGCAGGAAAAACCGCAGCTGCGGGTGGTTGCCGACCAGATTGGCGCACCGACCTGGGCCGGCACCATTGCCGACAGCACCGCGCAACTGATTGAGCGCTGGCAGGCCGGCCAACCCGGCGCGTGGGGCACCTATCACCTGACAGCCCGGGGCGAGACGTCCTGGTTCGGTTTCGCCCAGGCCATCGGCGAAGACCTGCTCGTTCGACACAAGCCGTGCGCGCTGCTTGAGCCCATTGCATCCAGCGCCTACCCGACGCCGGCCCCTCGGCCGCTGAACTCGCGCCTGGATTGCAGCCGCCTGCTCAAGGCGTGGGGGGTGAGCCAACCTGATTGGCGAAATGCATTGCAGCAGTGCCTTGCCGGACAAATCTAG
- the rfbC gene encoding dTDP-4-dehydrorhamnose 3,5-epimerase: protein MNVIATRLPDVLVIEPKVFGDDRGFFYESFNARAFAEATGCTLQFVQDNHSRSTRGVLRGLHYQIEQAQGKLVRVTAGEVLDVAVDIRRSSPTFGQWTSVRLSAQNHRQMWVPPGFAHGFVVLSESADFLYKTTDYYAPSAERCIRWDDPQLAIDWELEGAPVLSAKDQNGKPLHEADLFP from the coding sequence ATGAACGTCATCGCCACTCGCCTGCCGGATGTGCTGGTCATCGAACCGAAAGTCTTTGGCGACGACCGCGGTTTTTTCTACGAAAGCTTCAATGCCCGGGCGTTTGCCGAAGCGACCGGCTGCACCCTGCAGTTCGTCCAGGACAACCATTCACGCTCCACCAGGGGCGTGCTGCGGGGCCTGCACTATCAGATCGAACAGGCCCAGGGAAAACTCGTGCGCGTCACGGCGGGGGAAGTGCTGGATGTCGCGGTGGACATCCGCCGCAGCTCGCCGACCTTCGGCCAATGGACCAGCGTACGCCTGTCGGCGCAGAACCACCGGCAGATGTGGGTCCCGCCAGGGTTTGCCCACGGTTTCGTCGTACTGAGCGAATCAGCGGACTTCCTTTACAAGACCACTGATTACTACGCCCCGTCGGCCGAACGCTGCATCCGCTGGGACGACCCGCAGTTGGCCATCGATTGGGAGCTCGAAGGCGCGCCGGTCCTCTCGGCCAAAGACCAGAATGGCAAGCCCCTGCATGAGGCAGACCTGTTCCCATGA
- the lysM gene encoding peptidoglycan-binding protein LysM — MSIFSFVKEAGEKLIDLLTPGNANASEQLKTHIKKVGLGNPNVHATIDRDKVIVTGEVASQEEKEKILLAVGNIAGVGSVDDQITVTGPVAQAARFVTVKKGDTLSAISKAEYGDANKYNKIFEANKPMLSHPDKIYPGQVLRIPE; from the coding sequence ATGAGTATCTTTAGTTTTGTGAAGGAAGCCGGTGAAAAGCTGATCGACCTGCTGACCCCCGGCAATGCCAATGCCAGCGAACAACTGAAAACGCATATTAAAAAGGTTGGCCTGGGTAATCCGAATGTCCATGCGACCATCGACCGCGACAAAGTCATCGTCACCGGTGAAGTAGCCAGTCAGGAAGAGAAGGAAAAGATCCTGTTGGCGGTGGGTAATATCGCCGGTGTTGGCAGTGTCGACGATCAGATCACGGTGACGGGCCCTGTGGCACAGGCGGCGCGTTTCGTGACGGTGAAGAAGGGCGACACACTCAGCGCCATCTCCAAGGCCGAGTACGGCGACGCGAACAAGTACAACAAGATCTTCGAGGCCAACAAGCCGATGCTGTCGCACCCGGACAAGATTTATCCGGGGCAGGTGTTGCGTATTCCCGAGTAA
- a CDS encoding LysR family transcriptional regulator, protein MDIKQLKFLIALDETRHFGQAAARCHITQPTLSMRLRSLEEELDLPLVNRGQRFEGFTAPGERVLAWARTVLAAYDGLQAEAAACRGNLVGTLRLGVVPLSDFDPLAMMQRLHAEHPSLRFELSSLSSERILEQLANNRIDLGVSYLERLDNERFEALPFSHTRMGLLYDQRFFFFGEQPLSWEALIELPLGMLTSGMHFRQSIDHNFHSRGLTPQPLLQTDAVHQLLQAVHGGLCCAVMPLDSGLDVLTEDLRIQPIESAQTLVPLGLIMRRGAPRSALAEACFALYQKSSTTS, encoded by the coding sequence ATGGACATCAAGCAGCTGAAATTTCTCATCGCGCTGGACGAAACCCGTCACTTCGGCCAGGCCGCCGCACGCTGCCATATCACCCAGCCGACCTTGTCGATGCGCCTGCGCAGCCTTGAAGAAGAACTCGACCTGCCGCTGGTCAACCGCGGCCAGCGCTTTGAAGGTTTCACCGCGCCGGGGGAACGGGTGCTGGCCTGGGCGCGCACGGTGCTGGCGGCCTATGACGGGCTGCAGGCCGAAGCGGCGGCCTGTCGTGGCAACCTGGTGGGTACGCTGCGCCTGGGCGTGGTGCCGTTGTCGGATTTCGACCCCCTGGCCATGATGCAGCGTTTACATGCCGAGCACCCCAGCCTGCGTTTCGAATTGTCGTCCCTGAGCTCCGAACGCATCCTTGAACAGCTGGCCAACAACCGTATCGACCTGGGTGTCTCCTACCTGGAACGCCTGGACAACGAACGCTTCGAAGCCCTGCCCTTCAGCCACACCCGCATGGGCCTGCTCTACGATCAGCGCTTTTTCTTCTTCGGCGAACAACCGCTGAGCTGGGAAGCGCTGATCGAACTGCCCCTGGGCATGCTCACCAGCGGCATGCACTTTCGCCAATCCATCGACCACAACTTCCACAGCCGAGGCCTAACGCCTCAACCGCTGTTGCAAACCGACGCGGTGCATCAATTGTTACAAGCTGTGCACGGCGGGCTGTGTTGCGCGGTGATGCCCCTGGACAGCGGCCTGGATGTGCTGACCGAAGACTTGCGCATCCAGCCCATCGAAAGCGCGCAGACGTTGGTCCCGCTGGGCCTGATCATGCGGCGCGGCGCCCCACGTTCGGCCTTGGCAGAGGCCTGTTTTGCCCTTTACCAGAAATCATCGACGACTTCTTGA